From the genome of Thermogutta terrifontis, one region includes:
- a CDS encoding UvrD-helicase domain-containing protein, with protein sequence MCQYSYRQFVQLVRAAIPHRFGNQWLNQQQEQAVSTPLTPPTFIVAGPGTGKTTVLVLRLLKHIFVDGVRPEQIIATTFTRKAAGELRSRILSWGYAVLDYAIQHAPNQSCQRWLSGLDMTQVYTGTLDSLAEEFLIRERQPGQIVPATAGEYLATSLMLRQGLFPQNRHRDQDLEQLLKNLGLLPAYAPSIGSKVSALMSFADRVRHDDVDLQTYRQRTAGHRVLCDAISDYLAYLQSNHLADFARLEELLLQRLQAGNLGQMLGNIRVLLVDEFQDTNYLQEQIYYEICRQTGASLTVVGDDDQSVYRFRGATVEIFSNFPNRIASALGPNWQPRIVYLHENYRSTRRIVEFCQRFAECDPVYQAVRVRGKPSLVASAPHATLPGSNVPVLGMFRDDIETLATDLAQFLWDTFRGGGRVIGYHGGSYHIQPAQGGDFGDAVLLAHSVREQRPPSQPQQPPQKRLPLLLRQELENRKVPVFNPRGRRLDEIPDIRRLLGLALLCIDPGLRIMNGIQTMTQNARNAINQWVQDAQSFMRGNPPPGGLETFIRDWQNRQPSAASRMTKWPSEWPLLELLFTLTTWFPFLQTDPEGQVYLEAVARTVAEASQFAGYGSHIVFKPPHEQRSVQEAIRTVFEPIAQGAIDVNEEIMPHVPRNYFQIMTIHQAKGLEFPLVIVDVGSDFRMNHHAQRRLRAPDGPDSVHEVEDDVAPCSPVGSLRTARSGIDRAWDDLRRLYFVAFSRAQNVLLLVGLTSVIREPNPVPAIGCGALSGGGSYMQFVPASRWDPSMGPDVVALI encoded by the coding sequence ATGTGCCAATACAGTTATCGACAGTTCGTCCAACTGGTTCGGGCAGCAATACCGCACCGCTTCGGCAATCAGTGGCTCAACCAACAGCAGGAACAGGCCGTAAGCACGCCGCTAACGCCCCCAACCTTCATTGTTGCGGGTCCTGGCACAGGCAAGACTACCGTCCTCGTACTTCGACTACTGAAGCATATATTCGTTGACGGTGTGCGGCCAGAGCAGATCATCGCGACGACATTTACCCGCAAGGCTGCTGGCGAACTGCGGTCTCGAATTTTATCTTGGGGCTATGCCGTCCTCGACTACGCTATCCAGCATGCCCCGAATCAGAGTTGCCAGCGGTGGCTTAGCGGGCTTGACATGACCCAGGTCTATACGGGCACGCTGGACTCGTTGGCCGAAGAGTTTCTCATCAGGGAGAGACAGCCAGGGCAAATCGTACCTGCTACCGCGGGGGAATACCTGGCAACCAGCCTTATGCTTCGGCAAGGCCTTTTTCCCCAGAACCGGCATCGGGACCAAGACTTGGAACAACTTTTGAAGAACTTAGGCTTGCTGCCCGCGTACGCTCCAAGTATTGGCTCGAAGGTTTCAGCGCTTATGAGCTTCGCAGATCGCGTACGACACGATGATGTGGATTTGCAGACATATCGGCAACGAACTGCAGGACACAGAGTGCTTTGCGACGCGATAAGTGATTACCTAGCCTACTTGCAAAGCAACCATCTGGCGGATTTCGCACGCCTAGAGGAGTTGCTCCTCCAACGCTTGCAGGCTGGCAATCTGGGGCAGATGTTAGGTAACATACGAGTCTTACTCGTTGACGAGTTTCAGGACACGAATTACCTGCAGGAGCAAATCTATTATGAAATTTGTCGCCAGACTGGAGCGAGTCTCACCGTTGTTGGAGATGATGACCAGTCCGTCTACCGTTTCCGTGGAGCCACGGTCGAAATATTCTCTAACTTCCCGAACCGCATTGCTTCGGCGTTGGGCCCGAACTGGCAGCCCAGAATTGTGTATTTACACGAAAACTATCGTTCTACCAGACGAATTGTCGAGTTTTGTCAACGCTTCGCGGAGTGTGATCCAGTTTACCAAGCTGTCCGCGTAAGGGGAAAACCTTCATTAGTCGCTTCTGCTCCTCACGCTACGCTGCCGGGGAGCAACGTCCCCGTGCTTGGCATGTTCCGGGATGATATAGAAACGCTTGCTACGGATCTGGCGCAGTTTCTCTGGGACACTTTCCGCGGAGGTGGCCGGGTCATCGGCTATCATGGAGGCTCTTACCACATTCAGCCTGCCCAGGGCGGCGACTTCGGTGACGCCGTTTTACTCGCGCACTCTGTACGGGAACAGCGGCCACCATCACAGCCACAGCAGCCACCTCAAAAGCGATTGCCGCTGCTCTTGCGGCAGGAGTTAGAAAACCGCAAAGTGCCCGTTTTCAACCCGCGAGGACGGAGGCTCGATGAAATCCCGGACATTCGTAGGCTCCTTGGCCTTGCCTTGCTTTGTATTGATCCTGGATTAAGGATTATGAACGGAATTCAGACGATGACCCAAAACGCTCGGAATGCCATAAACCAGTGGGTCCAGGACGCGCAGAGCTTCATGCGAGGAAATCCACCACCCGGCGGTCTTGAGACATTTATCCGAGACTGGCAGAACCGGCAGCCAAGCGCCGCGTCAAGAATGACCAAATGGCCCAGCGAATGGCCACTTTTGGAGTTGCTGTTTACCCTGACCACATGGTTTCCATTTCTTCAGACGGATCCGGAAGGGCAGGTTTACCTAGAGGCAGTAGCGCGCACGGTAGCGGAAGCTTCCCAGTTCGCGGGCTATGGCTCCCATATCGTTTTCAAGCCTCCGCATGAGCAACGGTCAGTACAAGAGGCGATTCGCACCGTGTTTGAACCGATTGCGCAAGGTGCCATTGACGTTAACGAGGAGATCATGCCCCATGTCCCGAGAAACTACTTTCAGATCATGACCATTCATCAAGCCAAAGGGTTGGAATTCCCTCTGGTGATCGTGGACGTCGGCAGCGATTTTCGGATGAATCATCATGCCCAACGGCGTCTACGGGCGCCTGACGGGCCCGACTCGGTACACGAGGTGGAAGATGACGTTGCCCCGTGTTCGCCGGTGGGCAGTCTCCGCACGGCTCGCTCAGGCATAGACCGAGCATGGGACGACCTGAGGCGTCTCTACTTCGTGGCTTTTAGCCGAGCGCAGAATGTTCTCCTGCTTGTGGGGTTGACCAGTGTAATCCGAGAGCCAAATCCCGTGCCCGCGATTGGGTGTGGGGCACTCAGCGGTGGGGGAAGCTATATGCAATTCGTACCTGCGTCAAGATGGGATCCGTCGATGGGACCGGACGTCGTGGCACTTATTTGA
- a CDS encoding PD-(D/E)XK nuclease family protein, with product MALGRRELPFEVPRYSLTGDILSFQRCPLQYRYYNGTSLPPSRPVQLWTGEFIHGVLEEAYRHWQQHRPPFPWPCTLTPWPPQPLPSQRAPNDIGVIGDAVEARLAADGKRPRNTKARDIAYQRATEAINLLGPDLFPLITDAERRISGTRPMPQLPQQHPARGDRYELTGVVDVISHVSMTANPQNRLVRTLQTRCPGLNPPFEIIIDYKAERRPPINDPRRRHHEWQVQTYAWLLTRLPQSTPVGAAMIVYVNELVPSQEDFQTLQQEVRNGTTDVIPSRGSADYYAITRWQPGAAIPSLSNDYRIERAIWIVAVSQASLTNAVAQIDTVVAQIETSACNEHNSGNILSNWAATGLDRDCVACDFKHFCPNPAPRSSSGSRRLTAPPAPG from the coding sequence ATGGCTCTTGGGCGAAGGGAACTGCCTTTCGAGGTACCACGCTACAGCTTAACAGGCGACATTCTGTCTTTTCAGCGCTGTCCGTTGCAGTATCGTTACTACAACGGAACTTCGCTGCCACCTTCCAGACCGGTCCAACTCTGGACCGGTGAGTTCATACACGGGGTCTTGGAGGAGGCGTACCGCCACTGGCAGCAGCATCGTCCCCCATTTCCTTGGCCATGCACTCTCACACCATGGCCGCCTCAGCCACTGCCTAGCCAAAGGGCACCAAATGACATCGGAGTGATCGGCGATGCTGTGGAAGCCAGGCTGGCCGCCGATGGAAAGCGACCTCGCAATACCAAAGCCCGTGACATTGCGTACCAACGTGCCACAGAAGCCATTAACCTCCTGGGTCCCGATCTATTTCCCCTCATTACCGATGCCGAGCGACGCATCTCAGGGACACGTCCTATGCCCCAGTTGCCTCAGCAGCACCCCGCCCGGGGTGATCGGTACGAGTTGACAGGAGTGGTTGACGTCATATCACATGTCAGCATGACCGCAAACCCCCAAAATAGACTGGTCCGGACGCTGCAAACACGGTGTCCGGGCCTCAACCCGCCGTTTGAGATCATCATTGACTACAAAGCAGAGCGGCGTCCTCCGATCAACGATCCTCGGCGCCGGCACCACGAATGGCAGGTCCAGACGTACGCTTGGCTTCTCACGAGGCTGCCCCAGTCAACGCCGGTGGGTGCGGCGATGATCGTCTACGTAAACGAACTTGTTCCCTCGCAGGAAGACTTTCAGACTCTTCAGCAAGAGGTGAGAAACGGCACAACGGATGTGATTCCTTCGCGTGGGAGCGCTGACTACTACGCCATCACCCGGTGGCAACCTGGTGCCGCCATTCCCAGCCTTTCCAACGACTACCGGATCGAGCGAGCTATTTGGATCGTTGCCGTATCCCAGGCCAGTTTGACAAACGCGGTTGCGCAAATTGACACCGTAGTTGCGCAAATCGAGACATCCGCCTGTAACGAACATAATTCAGGGAACATCCTGTCAAACTGGGCGGCAACTGGCTTGGATCGAGATTGCGTCGCCTGCGACTTTAAACACTTTTGCCCAAATCCCGCACCGCGCAGTTCAAGTGGTAGCAGGCGTCTCACCGCACCGCCTGCTCCCGGCTAA
- a CDS encoding helix-turn-helix transcriptional regulator translates to MTERLLTAHECAQFLRVSRRHLDRLKAVEGLPFVRLGRRVLFPEFAVRQWLQSRTESIHPGAQANYGSTPENGRD, encoded by the coding sequence ATGACTGAACGCCTTCTGACCGCCCATGAATGTGCCCAATTCCTTCGTGTCAGCCGTCGCCATTTGGATCGGCTCAAGGCCGTTGAGGGTCTGCCGTTCGTTCGCCTGGGTCGGCGGGTTCTCTTTCCTGAATTTGCTGTTCGACAGTGGCTGCAAAGCCGCACCGAATCCATCCACCCAGGGGCCCAAGCAAATTACGGCTCGACACCGGAAAACGGCAGGGACTGA
- a CDS encoding bifunctional DNA primase/polymerase: MSAVDPETSVDLKRYLALGYRVHPICPGQKTPLLPGWPDKATNDTATLREWARQYPGCNWAIVTGEGFSVLDIDPAALKAGWPGEERRRELKATGCPLVQTPRGGFHLYFRAGWPNSTGRVASGVDTKGSRGYVLVPPSSVHAQPYVWIRPLVTIDELPAPPVWLEAEVVELNAQAPGRLRSPESAQSNVSEDLEALLEGTRNIGLTRLAGRLRRLGLSQAELESALLAANSFRCRPPLPEREVLAIARSVSRYPPAIACATFSRSVAMQRAWRASLRVHSKPRKEGKT, encoded by the coding sequence ATGAGCGCCGTCGATCCTGAGACCAGTGTGGATCTAAAGCGATATCTTGCCCTCGGCTATCGTGTGCATCCGATCTGCCCGGGGCAAAAAACTCCCCTTTTACCCGGCTGGCCCGACAAGGCAACCAACGACACGGCCACGCTCCGTGAATGGGCTCGTCAATACCCGGGTTGCAATTGGGCGATTGTGACGGGCGAGGGCTTTTCCGTGCTGGATATCGATCCCGCCGCCCTGAAGGCTGGCTGGCCGGGTGAGGAACGTCGACGAGAGCTGAAAGCCACTGGTTGCCCACTGGTGCAAACGCCCCGCGGGGGCTTTCACTTGTACTTTCGGGCCGGCTGGCCGAACAGCACAGGGAGAGTGGCTTCCGGCGTCGACACCAAGGGCTCACGGGGCTATGTCCTCGTGCCGCCTTCGTCGGTCCATGCTCAGCCGTACGTGTGGATCCGGCCCTTGGTGACGATCGACGAACTCCCAGCCCCGCCAGTCTGGCTGGAAGCCGAAGTCGTCGAACTGAACGCCCAAGCCCCGGGTCGGCTTCGCTCCCCAGAGTCCGCCCAAAGTAATGTTAGCGAGGACTTGGAAGCGTTGTTGGAGGGCACGCGGAATATCGGACTAACCCGACTGGCTGGCCGCCTGCGAAGGCTTGGGCTTAGTCAGGCTGAACTGGAGTCCGCCCTCCTAGCCGCGAACTCATTCCGCTGCCGGCCACCGCTGCCAGAACGCGAAGTCCTGGCCATTGCCCGCAGTGTGTCACGGTATCCACCGGCCATCGCATGCGCCACCTTTTCCCGAAGTGTCGCTATGCAACGGGCATGGCGAGCTTCCCTGAGAGTTCATTCCAAACCGAGAAAGGAAGGCAAAACATGA